A genomic window from Candidatus Methylomirabilota bacterium includes:
- a CDS encoding ABC transporter ATP-binding protein, which yields MSALAVRGLEKRFGGLRVTAEVNLGVEAGERRLIIGPNGAGKTTLFNLITGELSPDGGSVTLFDRDITRVPSRRRTHLGIARTYQIITLFQGETLLRNITLSLLGLSRLRWNPFVRLAKRESLVDQAHATLARVGLDHLAERPLAQTSYGERRRAEIAMALAQNPRVLLLDEPFAGLSIDERRDVLRLVTSIPRDVTIVMIEHDMDVALDFAERITVLHFGKVIVEGTRGEVVAHPRTKEIYLGE from the coding sequence CCGCGTCACGGCGGAGGTGAATCTGGGCGTCGAGGCCGGCGAGCGCCGTCTCATCATCGGCCCGAACGGCGCCGGCAAGACGACGCTGTTCAATCTCATCACCGGCGAGCTCAGCCCGGACGGCGGGTCGGTCACCCTCTTCGATCGGGACATCACCCGCGTCCCTAGCCGTCGGCGGACCCATCTCGGCATCGCCCGCACCTATCAGATCATCACGCTGTTCCAGGGCGAGACGCTGTTGCGCAACATCACCTTGTCATTGCTCGGCCTGTCTCGCCTTCGCTGGAACCCGTTCGTCAGGCTCGCGAAGCGAGAGAGTCTGGTGGACCAGGCGCACGCAACGCTGGCGCGGGTTGGCCTCGACCATCTTGCCGAGCGTCCACTCGCTCAGACGTCCTACGGCGAGCGCCGCCGCGCCGAGATTGCCATGGCCCTGGCGCAAAACCCGAGGGTCCTGCTGCTCGACGAGCCGTTCGCGGGCCTGTCGATCGACGAGCGGCGTGACGTGCTCCGGCTCGTCACGAGCATCCCCCGTGACGTGACGATCGTGATGATCGAGCACGATATGGACGTGGCTCTCGACTTCGCTGAGCGGATCACCGTCCTGCATTTCGGCAAAGTCATCGTCGAGGGAACGCGCGGCGAGGTGGTCGCCCATCCACGGACCAAGGAGATCTACCTTGGCGAGTGA